The following coding sequences are from one Vibrio syngnathi window:
- a CDS encoding DUF6482 family protein gives MNLLIESFEGGIYLAYQIIGEQKQLIKDDHQHPMKFLSVNQARDHFSDQGVSSAMLVHNSAYDEMCGEHCGNTQPFEIDLKWS, from the coding sequence ATGAATCTACTCATTGAATCATTTGAAGGCGGGATCTACTTGGCTTACCAAATCATTGGCGAGCAAAAGCAGTTAATCAAAGACGACCACCAGCACCCAATGAAGTTTTTGAGTGTTAACCAAGCACGCGACCACTTTAGCGACCAAGGTGTGTCATCGGCAATGTTGGTGCATAACAGTGCTTACGATGAAATGTGCGGTGAGCATTGTGGTAACACCCAACCGTTCGAGATTGATTTGAAGTGGAGTTAA
- a CDS encoding NADH:ubiquinone reductase (Na(+)-transporting) subunit B, translated as MSLKKRLEDVAPRFEAGGKYEKLYPVYEAFATIFYTPGNVNRGLTHVRDSIDLKRIMILVWLATFPAMFWGMYNVGHQSFLALTSSYQLNELTSVIESSWRLSWAFGDAQSLMASSWGSQMLLGALYFLPVYATVFVVGGFWEVLFAVVRKHEINEGFFVSSVLFALILPPTIPLWQAALGITFGIVVAKELFGGTGRNFLNPALAGRAFLYFAYPSNMSGGLVWVAADGYSGATPLSQWYEGGSTSLINNMTGEAITWMDAFIGNIPGSMGEVSSLLIMLTGLILIAMKIASWRIVAGVIIGLVVTSSLMNWIGSDTNLMFSMPFYWHFVFGGVAFGTFFMATDPVSAAFTNNSKWAYGILIGVMTVGIRVLNPAYPEGIMLAILFANLFAPLFDFIVKEQNIKRRQKRTLR; from the coding sequence ATGAGTTTGAAGAAACGATTAGAAGACGTAGCCCCGCGTTTTGAAGCCGGAGGTAAATACGAAAAGCTTTACCCAGTCTATGAGGCGTTTGCCACCATCTTTTATACGCCCGGCAACGTAAACCGAGGCTTGACCCATGTTCGAGATAGTATCGATCTCAAGCGTATTATGATTTTGGTGTGGCTGGCGACTTTCCCTGCCATGTTCTGGGGCATGTATAACGTCGGGCACCAAAGCTTCCTCGCATTAACGTCCAGTTATCAACTTAATGAACTTACCTCTGTTATTGAAAGTAGTTGGCGCTTGTCATGGGCATTTGGTGATGCACAGTCCTTAATGGCAAGTAGCTGGGGAAGTCAGATGTTGCTCGGGGCTCTCTACTTCTTACCTGTGTACGCGACGGTGTTTGTGGTCGGTGGCTTCTGGGAGGTGTTGTTTGCCGTAGTGCGTAAGCATGAGATCAACGAAGGCTTCTTTGTGAGTTCGGTGTTGTTCGCCTTAATCCTCCCGCCGACTATTCCATTATGGCAAGCCGCATTAGGTATCACCTTTGGTATCGTTGTGGCCAAAGAGCTGTTCGGTGGTACAGGACGAAACTTCCTTAACCCTGCACTCGCAGGCCGCGCGTTTCTCTATTTCGCTTATCCATCCAACATGTCGGGTGGGCTTGTGTGGGTTGCCGCTGACGGCTATTCAGGCGCGACACCGCTGAGTCAATGGTACGAAGGTGGCAGCACGTCACTCATCAATAACATGACTGGCGAGGCGATCACTTGGATGGATGCGTTTATCGGTAATATACCGGGCTCGATGGGTGAGGTTTCTTCATTGCTTATCATGTTGACGGGTCTGATTCTGATTGCCATGAAGATCGCCTCTTGGCGCATAGTCGCTGGTGTGATTATTGGCCTCGTGGTGACTTCGAGTTTGATGAATTGGATCGGCTCCGATACCAACTTGATGTTTTCGATGCCGTTCTACTGGCACTTTGTGTTTGGTGGTGTTGCCTTTGGTACTTTCTTTATGGCAACCGACCCAGTATCTGCCGCTTTTACCAATAACAGTAAATGGGCTTACGGTATTTTGATAGGCGTTATGACCGTCGGGATTAGAGTGCTCAACCCAGCTTATCCAGAGGGAATCATGTTAGCCATTCTGTTTGCTAACCTGTTCGCGCCATTGTTCGACTTTATTGTGAAAGAGCAAAATATCAAACGCAGACAGAAACGAACATTGCGCTGA
- a CDS encoding SPOR domain-containing protein, translating to MKLTMNVVCRAVVRNYRMGLIAAFLLVSSQVNAESVLCDATQASTNQLPQLEQSCPIGKGVWGSKAPKHHSDNELFWVQCGLLNKPLSLSKAKPLYEKISTNVWMKPEGGDYRCLIGPYSTFSDARTDLAQVRKVSGYGEAFIRMVDKSKTSSSQPVVTKAMKSKSAEPKAVKHQAPVKAKAAAKPEPKPIAAVQKAAVASAAAIQAFPSHGANSDNDLDIEMRMTASVAGSKYAIPYLLGDEQQFYMEQGKPWSRLDYDSAELVCDKINMTLLSEKQWQNLLGSKVMENQNWPMHLPYWGADKKGLFTNGNVNQLKGSSLLNVMCVK from the coding sequence ATGAAGTTGACAATGAATGTTGTATGTCGTGCTGTGGTTAGAAATTATCGTATGGGGCTTATTGCTGCATTCCTGTTGGTATCAAGCCAAGTTAATGCCGAATCGGTTCTATGCGATGCGACTCAGGCAAGCACCAATCAGTTACCACAGCTAGAACAATCATGTCCGATTGGTAAAGGTGTTTGGGGCAGTAAAGCGCCTAAACATCATTCAGATAATGAGCTGTTTTGGGTTCAATGTGGTTTGTTGAATAAGCCTTTGTCACTGAGCAAAGCAAAGCCATTGTATGAGAAAATCTCAACCAACGTATGGATGAAACCAGAGGGTGGAGACTATCGCTGCCTAATTGGCCCTTATTCTACTTTCTCTGATGCGAGAACAGACTTAGCTCAGGTACGTAAGGTTTCAGGATATGGCGAAGCTTTTATTCGTATGGTTGATAAATCGAAGACCTCTTCTTCACAACCAGTCGTTACTAAAGCGATGAAGTCAAAATCGGCGGAGCCAAAAGCGGTTAAGCATCAAGCCCCAGTTAAGGCAAAAGCAGCAGCGAAACCAGAACCGAAGCCGATAGCTGCTGTTCAAAAAGCTGCAGTCGCGAGTGCTGCTGCCATTCAAGCTTTCCCTAGTCATGGTGCAAATTCAGATAACGATCTGGACATTGAAATGCGCATGACAGCGAGTGTTGCGGGTAGTAAATATGCGATTCCTTACCTTTTAGGTGATGAACAACAGTTTTATATGGAGCAAGGTAAACCTTGGAGCCGACTCGATTACGACAGTGCTGAATTAGTATGTGACAAGATTAATATGACGCTGTTGAGTGAAAAGCAGTGGCAAAATCTCTTAGGGTCGAAGGTCATGGAAAACCAGAATTGGCCGATGCACCTGCCTTATTGGGGCGCAGACAAGAAAGGCCTGTTTACTAACGGTAACGTAAACCAGCTTAAAGGCTCCTCACTACTTAATGTGATGTGTGTGAAATAA
- a CDS encoding ABC transporter permease, with translation MEQTSTVPSRWERFKQSDIVYYFLRDKVAMVSFAIFSIFLVMALAAPILAPTDPYDVTSIDIMDSELPPSWMEDGEERFLLGTDEQGRDILSTMLYGSRLSLTIGFLAVGLQLTLGIIIGLSAGYFGGRIDSFLMRFADVQLSFSTMMVAIIVSAIFKASFGSDFYAQYAVVMLVVIIGIAEWPQYARTIRASVLAEKKKEYVEAARVMGFRAPRIMFRHILPNCLSPILVISTVQVANAIMSEAALSFLGLGLPVDQPSLGALISTGFNYIFSGAWWITAFPGVLLVTLVLVINLLGDWLRDVFNPKIYKG, from the coding sequence ATGGAACAGACATCGACAGTGCCGTCTCGCTGGGAACGTTTTAAGCAATCAGACATTGTGTATTACTTCTTACGCGACAAAGTGGCAATGGTGAGTTTCGCCATTTTCTCAATCTTCTTAGTGATGGCACTAGCAGCACCTATTCTAGCGCCAACAGACCCGTACGACGTGACATCGATTGATATCATGGATTCAGAGCTGCCACCATCATGGATGGAAGACGGCGAAGAACGTTTCTTGCTCGGAACGGATGAGCAAGGCCGTGATATTTTATCGACTATGCTTTACGGTTCGCGCTTATCACTGACCATTGGTTTCTTAGCGGTAGGTCTACAACTGACGCTTGGTATTATCATTGGCTTGTCTGCGGGTTACTTCGGTGGCCGTATTGATAGCTTCTTGATGCGCTTCGCTGATGTTCAGCTTTCGTTCTCAACCATGATGGTGGCGATCATTGTCTCGGCCATCTTTAAGGCAAGTTTCGGTAGTGACTTCTACGCGCAATATGCCGTTGTTATGCTGGTGGTGATCATTGGTATCGCAGAATGGCCGCAGTATGCGCGTACTATTCGTGCATCAGTATTAGCAGAGAAGAAGAAAGAGTACGTAGAAGCGGCACGTGTGATGGGCTTTAGAGCACCTCGTATCATGTTCCGTCATATTCTGCCTAACTGTTTATCACCGATTTTGGTTATCTCTACAGTACAGGTGGCAAATGCCATCATGTCAGAAGCGGCACTTTCTTTCCTAGGTTTAGGCCTTCCAGTCGACCAACCGTCACTGGGTGCTCTGATTAGTACTGGTTTTAACTACATCTTCTCAGGAGCATGGTGGATCACTGCATTCCCAGGTGTGCTTTTGGTGACATTGGTTCTAGTTATCAACCTACTAGGCGACTGGTTACGTGACGTGTTTAACCCGAAAATCTATAAAGGGTGA
- a CDS encoding ABC transporter permease, translated as MVTFLVKRLFQALIVMFVISLVAFAIQDNLGDPLRELVGQSVSEAERQALRDELGLNDPFVTKYSRFVGAALQGDLGTSYFFKRPAVDVILDKLVATLELVFGASLIIVCMSIPLGVYSAIHPKSFFTKLIMAGSSVGISVPVFLTAIMLMYVFSIELGWLPSFGRGDTANWFGWESGFLTLDGLAHLVLPSIALASIMLPLFIRLVRSEMLEVLSSEYIKFGKAKGLALNKIYYQHALKNTMLPVLTVGGVQIGTMVAYTILTETVFQWPGTGFLFLEAINRVDTPLITAYVIFVGLIFVVTNTIVDLLYGVINPTVNITGKGA; from the coding sequence ATGGTTACGTTTCTGGTCAAGCGCCTGTTTCAGGCACTGATAGTGATGTTTGTGATCAGTTTGGTGGCGTTTGCCATTCAGGATAACCTGGGCGACCCGTTACGTGAGTTAGTCGGTCAATCTGTTTCAGAGGCGGAGCGTCAAGCGCTACGCGATGAACTCGGCTTAAATGATCCCTTCGTTACAAAATACTCTCGCTTTGTAGGCGCAGCTCTACAGGGTGATCTTGGTACTTCATACTTCTTTAAGCGACCTGCAGTTGATGTGATTCTAGATAAACTAGTGGCAACTCTGGAGCTGGTATTTGGTGCTTCTTTAATTATTGTTTGTATGTCGATCCCACTCGGCGTTTACTCTGCGATTCACCCTAAAAGCTTTTTTACCAAATTGATTATGGCAGGCAGTAGTGTCGGCATCTCGGTGCCTGTTTTCTTAACTGCAATCATGCTGATGTATGTGTTCTCTATCGAGCTCGGTTGGCTGCCGTCATTCGGGCGTGGTGATACGGCTAACTGGTTTGGTTGGGAGTCAGGCTTCTTAACGCTAGATGGCCTTGCACACTTAGTACTGCCGAGTATTGCTCTGGCATCTATCATGCTGCCGCTGTTTATTCGTTTAGTGCGTTCTGAAATGCTAGAAGTTCTAAGTTCTGAATACATTAAATTCGGTAAAGCGAAAGGCCTAGCGCTAAACAAAATCTATTACCAACACGCATTGAAAAACACCATGCTACCGGTTCTTACTGTTGGTGGTGTTCAGATTGGTACTATGGTGGCATACACCATTCTTACTGAAACGGTTTTCCAGTGGCCAGGCACAGGTTTCTTATTTTTAGAAGCGATCAACCGTGTAGATACACCGCTGATTACCGCATACGTTATTTTTGTTGGTCTTATTTTCGTAGTGACTAACACGATTGTTGATTTGCTTTACGGTGTTATCAACCCAACCGTTAACATCACAGGGAAAGGAGCATAA
- a CDS encoding ABC transporter substrate-binding protein produces MKTMKSKLAVALMAAGLSFSAAAADITVGYAADPVSLDPHEQLSGGTLQMSHMVFDPLVRFTQEMDFEGRLASSWERVDDTTFRFNLREGVKFHSGNELTADDVVWTFERLQASPDFKSIFTPYEKMVKVDGYTVELVSKAAYPLVLQTATYIFPMDSKFYSGQTAEGNDKSELVKHGNSFASTNVSGTGPFIVTQREQGVKVTFERFNDYWDTETEGNVDKLTLVPIKEDATRVAALLSGDVDMIHPVAPNDHKRVKKAKNIDLVTLPGTRIITFQMNQNSNEALKDVRVRQAIVHAINNEGIVKKIMKGFATAAGQQSPTGYAGHNEDLVPRYDLKKAKELMKEAGYEDGFTLTMAAPNNRYVNDAKVAQASAAMLSKIGIKVDLKTMPKAQYWPEFDLCSADMMMIGWHSDTEDSANFNEFLTMTRNEETGRGQYNCSGYSNPEMDAIVEASNTETDPVKRSKMLKGVEATLYNDAVFVPLHWQSEAWGAKSNVGAADVVNPMVMPYFGDLVVK; encoded by the coding sequence ATGAAAACCATGAAAAGCAAATTAGCAGTGGCTTTAATGGCAGCTGGCCTAAGCTTTAGTGCAGCAGCAGCAGATATTACCGTTGGCTACGCAGCTGACCCGGTATCACTTGACCCGCACGAGCAGCTGTCTGGTGGCACACTGCAAATGTCTCACATGGTGTTTGACCCTCTAGTACGTTTCACTCAAGAGATGGATTTTGAAGGCCGCCTAGCATCTAGCTGGGAGCGTGTTGATGATACGACTTTCCGTTTTAACCTACGTGAAGGTGTGAAATTCCACTCTGGTAACGAACTGACTGCTGATGATGTTGTGTGGACTTTTGAACGTCTACAAGCTTCTCCAGACTTTAAGTCTATCTTCACGCCATACGAAAAAATGGTAAAAGTGGATGGCTACACAGTTGAGCTAGTATCAAAAGCGGCTTACCCACTAGTACTACAAACAGCAACTTACATCTTCCCAATGGACAGCAAGTTCTACTCTGGTCAAACAGCGGAAGGTAATGATAAATCTGAGCTAGTTAAGCACGGTAACTCGTTTGCTTCGACTAACGTTTCAGGTACTGGCCCATTCATCGTAACGCAGCGTGAGCAAGGCGTTAAAGTAACGTTCGAGCGTTTCAACGATTACTGGGACACAGAAACTGAAGGCAACGTAGACAAGCTAACACTTGTGCCAATCAAAGAAGATGCAACGCGTGTAGCAGCACTTCTTTCTGGCGACGTTGATATGATTCACCCTGTTGCGCCAAACGATCACAAGCGTGTTAAAAAAGCGAAGAACATCGATCTAGTAACGCTACCTGGTACTCGTATCATTACGTTCCAAATGAATCAAAACAGCAACGAAGCACTGAAAGATGTGCGCGTTCGTCAAGCAATCGTTCATGCGATTAACAATGAAGGTATTGTTAAGAAAATCATGAAAGGTTTCGCGACAGCTGCTGGTCAGCAAAGCCCAACAGGCTACGCGGGTCACAACGAAGATCTAGTTCCTCGTTACGATCTGAAAAAAGCGAAAGAGCTGATGAAAGAAGCGGGCTACGAAGATGGCTTTACACTAACTATGGCAGCGCCTAATAACCGTTACGTGAACGATGCGAAAGTAGCGCAAGCGTCTGCGGCAATGCTGTCTAAGATTGGTATCAAAGTTGATCTTAAAACAATGCCTAAAGCACAGTACTGGCCTGAATTTGACCTATGTTCAGCAGACATGATGATGATCGGCTGGCACTCAGATACAGAAGATTCAGCTAACTTCAACGAGTTCCTAACAATGACTCGTAACGAAGAGACTGGCCGTGGTCAATACAACTGTTCTGGCTACTCAAACCCAGAAATGGATGCGATTGTAGAAGCTTCTAACACTGAAACTGACCCAGTTAAGCGTTCTAAAATGTTGAAAGGCGTTGAAGCAACACTTTACAACGACGCAGTATTCGTACCTCTACACTGGCAAAGTGAAGCGTGGGGCGCGAAATCTAACGTAGGTGCAGCAGACGTAGTAAACCCAATGGTTATGCCTTACTTCGGCGACCTAGTTGTAAAATAA
- a CDS encoding dipeptide ABC transporter ATP-binding protein has product MSLLEVKNLRIEYPSRHGVHAAVKSLSFNIERGEIVGVVGESGAGKSTVGNAVIDLLSPPGRIASGEVFLDGEKVSGLSPEQMRSVRGSKIGFIFQDPMTSLNPLFTVEQQLKETIHANMKVSDQEAYQRSLDLMNQVGIPQPENRLKQYPHQFSGGMRQRVVIAIALAGEPDLIIADEPTTALDVSIQDQILGLIRDLCIKKNVGCMLVTHDMGVVSNVTDRVAVMYRGDLVEFGPTAKVLGTPEHPYTHSLISAVPRSDRKLDRFPLVSYIEEAHEMEPLDVKNHWLGQSQDHRDYTGPLLNVENVNLRFTTKDSFFESRREYVQASNNVSFEVHEGETFGLVGESGSGKSTIARVIAGLYAPNSGKVTFEGVDLTGLKSEKERRPMRRQMQMVFQNPYTSMNPRMKIFDIIAEPIRFHKLTRNENETRQIVNDLLEHVGLGVMAGVKYPHEFSGGQRQRISIARALATRPRLLICDEPTSALDVSVQAQILNLLKDLQDELNLTMLFISHDLPVIRQMCDRVGVMQMGELLEVAPTEQLFQSPQHEYSKHLISLMPEFTGLREEKAVAQAAV; this is encoded by the coding sequence ATGTCACTTTTAGAAGTAAAAAATCTTCGTATCGAATACCCATCTCGTCATGGAGTTCACGCCGCAGTGAAATCACTTTCGTTCAACATTGAACGTGGTGAGATTGTTGGCGTTGTAGGCGAGTCTGGTGCAGGCAAATCAACAGTAGGTAATGCTGTGATCGATTTGCTGAGCCCTCCTGGTCGCATTGCTAGCGGCGAGGTATTTCTGGACGGTGAAAAAGTTTCAGGCTTATCTCCTGAACAGATGCGTTCTGTTCGCGGCTCAAAGATTGGTTTTATCTTCCAAGATCCAATGACTTCTCTTAACCCTCTATTCACAGTAGAACAGCAGTTAAAAGAGACGATTCATGCCAACATGAAGGTTTCGGATCAAGAAGCCTACCAGCGCTCATTAGATTTGATGAACCAAGTTGGTATTCCGCAACCAGAAAACCGTTTAAAGCAGTACCCACACCAATTCTCTGGCGGTATGCGTCAGCGTGTTGTTATCGCGATCGCATTGGCCGGTGAACCTGACCTGATCATCGCCGATGAACCAACAACCGCTCTAGACGTATCTATCCAAGACCAAATCTTAGGCCTGATTCGCGATCTATGTATTAAGAAAAACGTAGGTTGTATGTTGGTAACCCACGATATGGGTGTCGTATCTAACGTTACCGATCGCGTAGCGGTTATGTATCGTGGTGATTTAGTTGAGTTTGGCCCGACGGCGAAAGTCCTTGGTACTCCTGAACACCCTTACACGCACAGTCTTATCTCAGCGGTTCCGCGTTCAGATCGTAAACTCGATCGTTTCCCTCTTGTGAGCTACATCGAAGAAGCGCACGAGATGGAACCACTTGATGTGAAAAACCACTGGTTAGGTCAAAGCCAAGATCACCGTGATTACACTGGCCCGCTGTTGAATGTTGAAAACGTCAACTTACGCTTTACCACCAAGGATTCTTTCTTTGAGAGTCGCCGTGAGTACGTTCAGGCGTCAAACAATGTGAGCTTTGAAGTACACGAAGGTGAAACTTTTGGTCTTGTGGGTGAATCTGGTTCGGGTAAATCAACGATTGCTCGTGTGATTGCTGGTTTGTACGCACCTAACTCAGGCAAGGTAACGTTTGAAGGCGTTGATCTTACGGGACTTAAATCTGAAAAAGAACGTCGCCCAATGCGTCGTCAAATGCAGATGGTTTTCCAAAACCCTTATACATCAATGAACCCTCGAATGAAGATATTCGACATCATTGCTGAGCCTATCCGATTTCATAAACTTACACGCAACGAGAATGAAACTCGTCAGATCGTGAACGACCTGCTAGAGCACGTTGGTTTAGGCGTAATGGCAGGGGTTAAGTACCCACACGAATTCTCAGGTGGCCAACGTCAGCGTATTTCTATCGCTCGCGCCTTGGCAACTCGTCCCCGTCTTTTGATTTGTGATGAACCTACCTCGGCACTGGATGTGTCGGTACAGGCTCAGATCCTTAACCTACTAAAAGACTTACAAGACGAGCTCAACCTAACCATGCTGTTTATCAGTCACGATTTACCGGTTATTCGCCAAATGTGTGATCGTGTAGGTGTGATGCAAATGGGAGAACTATTGGAAGTAGCGCCAACCGAGCAGCTATTCCAATCGCCTCAGCATGAATACAGCAAGCATCTAATTTCTTTAATGCCTGAATTTACAGGTTTAAGAGAAGAAAAAGCAGTGGCACAAGCCGCGGTATAA